In Glycine max cultivar Williams 82 chromosome 7, Glycine_max_v4.0, whole genome shotgun sequence, a single window of DNA contains:
- the LOC100815272 gene encoding putative pectinesterase/pectinesterase inhibitor 28, giving the protein MSEGNAGKGKKIAIIGVSTLLLVAMVVAVTIGVNLNENGSNNDIEDNKKDHVASSIKAVQTLCHPTNYEKECEESLIAGAGNTTDPKELIKIFFNITITKIGDKLKETNILHEVEEEPRAKMALDTCKQLMDLSIGELTRSLDGINEFNLINVDKILMNLKVWLSGAVTYQDTCLDGFENTTSDAGKKMKDLLTIGMHMSSNALAIVTDLADTVNDWNITKSFGRRLLQDSELPSWVDQHRLLNENASPLKRKPNVTVAIDGSGDFKSINEALKQVPEKNRKPFVIYIKEGVYQEYVEVTKKMTHVVFIGEGGKKTRISGNKNFIDGTNTYRTATVAIQGDHFVAINMGFENSAGPHKHQAVALRVQADKSIFYNCSMDGYQDTLYAHTMRQFYRDCTISGTIDFVFGNALAVFQNCTFVVRKPMENQQCIVTAQGRKEIQQPSGIVIQGGSIVSDPEFYSVRFENKAYLARPWKNYSRTIIMDTYIDDLIDADGYLPWQGLEGPSGMDTCFYAEYHNIGPGSDKSKRVKWAGIWNLNSKAARWFSPSKFFHGTDWIEVTGIPYFPGVPKHHRHKKTILNWQ; this is encoded by the exons ATGTCCGAGGGAAATGcagggaaaggaaagaaaatcgCCATCATTGGTGTCTCAACCTTATTGTTGGTGGCTATGGTTGTGGCGGTCACAATTGGGGTCAATCTCAATGAGAATGGTTCCAACAATGATATAGAGGACAACAAGAAAGATCATGTTGCTTCTTCCATAAAAGCCGTCCAAACCCTTTGTCATCCCACAAATTATGAGAAAGAATGCGAGGAAAGCCTTATAGCTGGGGCTGGAAATACCACAGATCCAAaagaacttatcaaaattttcTTCAACATCACCATTACAAAAATTGGTGATAAACTCAAAGAAACTAATATTTTGCATGAGGTTGAGGAGGAACCCAGAGCCAAGATGGCACTTGACACTTGCAAGCAACTCATGGATCTTTCTATTGGGGAATTAACAAGGTCACTTGATGGAATAAATGAGTTTAACCTCATAAATGTTGACAAAATCCTCATGAATTTAAAAGTTTGGCTTAGTGGTGCGGTTACATACCAAGATACTTGCTTGGATGGGTTTGAGAACACCACTAGTGATGCTGGCAAAAAGATGAAGGATTTGTTGACGATAGGCATGCATATGAGCAGCAATGCCCTTGCCATTGTAACAGATTTGGCTGACACTGTTAACGATTGGAATATCACAAAATCATTTGGGCGTCGCCTCCTTCAAGATTCTGAGCTTCCGTCATGGGTTGATCAACATAGACTCCTTAATGAAAATGCAAGTCCATTAAAACGCAAGCCTAATGTTACTGTAGCCATAGATGGTAGTGGAGATTTCAAAAGCATCAATGAGGCATTGAAGCAAGTGCCGGAGAAAAACCGAAAGCCATTTGTGATCTACATCAAGGAAGGCGTTTACCAAGAGTATGTTgaagttacaaaaaaaatgaccCATGTGGTGTTTATTGGTGAAGGGGGGAAAAAGACACGAATATCTGGTAACAAAAACTTCATAGATGGAACGAACACTTATAGAACTGCCACTGTCG CTATTCAAGGAGATCACTTTGTGGCCATCAATATGGGGTTTGAGAATTCTGCTGGACCTCATAAGCATCAAGCGGTGGCATTGAGAGTCCAAGCAGACAAGTCCATCTTTTACAATTGCTCAATGGATGGGTATCAAGACACACTTTATGCACACACCATGCGTCAATTCTATAGAGATTGCACCATTTCAGGTACCATCGACTTTGTGTTCGGTAATGCACTAGCTGTTTTTCAAAATTGCACTTTCGTGGTCCGAAAGCCAATGGAGAACCAACAATGCATTGTGACTGCACAAGGTAGAAAAGAGATACAACAACCATCTGGAATAGTAATCCAAGGGGGATCCATTGTGTCTGATCCTGAATTCTACTCAGTGAGATTTGAGAACAAGGCTTACCTAGCTCGTCCATGGAAGAATTACTCTAGGACCATTATCATGGACACATACATTGATGATTTGATTGACGCGGATGGGTATTTGCCATGGCAAGGACTAGAGGGTCCTTCTGGTATGGATACTTGCTTCTATGCCGAGTACCACAACATTGGCCCTGGTTCAGACAAATCCAAGCGTGTGAAATGGGCTGGGATTTGGAACCTCAATTCAAAAGCAGCACGTTGGTTCTCACCATCTAAGTTTTTTCATGGAACTGATTGGATTGAGGTTACTGGAATTCCTTACTTTCCTGGCGTGCCGAAACACCATAGGCACAAAAAGACAATACTTAATTGGCAATAA